A window of the Branchiostoma floridae strain S238N-H82 chromosome 12, Bfl_VNyyK, whole genome shotgun sequence genome harbors these coding sequences:
- the LOC118427627 gene encoding deleted in malignant brain tumors 1 protein-like: MAPTMGTLWLMILAASGVLATKKDIPVELERAERQSIPIACNGQFTNVTSGTIESPYYPNDYYNGALCLWYVIVSPGAIIELALYDYSIESGWDFLYIYDGGSLASPLIATITGTGATEIYNTTSNVALLKFQSDGSVTDRGFHLDFVERFYQDAPPTGSPDTFNSGCPNSRIYSSEGYISSPGYAAGYQNYTENLNCVWEIVNPFGATFNLWFVAFDLECERDYLNVYTGANQHRYSCEMDPMYGCNITTTGPTVTIEFTSDDTVNNRGFFIGYESSKYTDLQETQPQHTSSDPWPGYACQIEPPEEPDCYTGDGRDYRGRVNVTENGYTCQRWDVQVPHYHVYSPDRFPQYGLEENYCRNPGNGYKPWCYTTSPSVRIEYCDVRECADFTTPAPGFEAPPRWNNTGVNNTFTECGGTLYLDAGFIDSPGFGVMRYPDNARCEWTIIDPHDWGFRLILEDASMECGYDSVTIYDGAANGTELASYCTADTCAIETTQSTVTVVFNSDASITGRGFRLRFGSLYIPNVFPAFPIAGFPSCTSIVDLGLTPPAPTPSLDEVQVILVDGNGINSGLVEIFYDGQWGSICDDEFDKADADVICRQLGFSGADAFYGDAYFNEGHGPIWLDDLACTGDENLITECAHPGWGVHNCQHKEDVGVVCAEFRIRLVDGDFDHGRLEVFHDGQWGTVCDDNFGINEADVACRELGFPGADPTQPIVSWGPGTGPIWMDDVKCSGTEPSLEYCDQRGWGSHNCDHSEDVGLICDAPVTTTEMQPTTIPQTTLYPDNGIITFSGFSVRLSSGGPNYGRVEVLVNGTWGTVCDDRFGADEARVVCQELGFRDYISFDGGAHYGLGTGPIWMDDVQCTGYEPSIQFCQHRGWGVENCGHHEDVGVECQGPDRTLIDCDFDTNRCNFTGDATADFEWRRRAGRTPSASTGPSFDHTTGSGYYMYIEASSPRQPGDTARLVSPVLNAYGTHCLQFAYHLYGDSIGELKVLVGSEVVFFRNASDGDFWQEAKMDVSLNNNQITFEGVVGIGWRGDVAIDDVLLYSGSCQSNAPIATTPALPATTTIPSVINLGDYDIRLEDGGYSYGRVEVRVNGEWGTICDDGFGEPEAAVICRELGFAGVEAFYPGAYYGEGTGKIWLSDVKCSGDESAIRQCGHADWGVNSCLHAQDISVDCKQEIEVRLADGDTNYGRVEVKYDGQWGTICDDDFGESEARVICRQLGFPDFETFHYGAYYGPGTGPVWLSNLQCNGFETNVEDCSHSGWGMNPPTCTHPHDVSVVCQGSVSTGISIDCDFEQGLCGYYNYKFTRTEGPTNNDTTSGPSGDSNTGSGYYVYTESAELAPGDASFLLSPVASLNVPSQSCLRFSYHMYGTDIGELKLYVQNGSGNWYQPFDRSGDQGDAWITENIDLNAPVGQVMFIGIRKSIVGAGLAGDIGVDDIRHYWGPCNLAN, from the exons ATATACCCGTGGAGTTGGAGAGGGCTGAGCGACAATCGATTC CTATTGCCTGCAATGGGCAGTTCACGAATGTGACCAGCGGTACAATCGAGAGTCCGTACTACCCCAACGACTACTACAATGGCGCCCTCTGTCTGTGGTACGTCATCGTGTCGCCAGGCGCCATCATCGAGCTGGCACTGTACGATTACTCCATAGAGAGCGGGTGGGACTTCCTGTACATCTACGATGGAGGCAGCCTCGCTTCACCTTTGATTGCCAC tatCACGGGAACTGGAGCCACTGAGATCTACAACACCACTTCTAACGTAGCTCTCCTGAAGTTCCAATCAGATGGAAGCGTCACCGACAGAGGGTTCCATTTGGACTTCGTCG AGAGGTTCTACCAAGACGCGCCAC CAACTGGCAGCCCTGACACCTTCAACTCAG GTTGCCCCAACTCGAGGATCTACAGTTCAGAGGGGTACATCAGCTCCCCTGGTTACGCCGCCGGCTACCAGAACTACACCGAGAACCTGAACTGCGTCTGGGAGATCGTCAACCCCTTCGGCGCCACCTTCAACCTCTGGTTCGTAGCGTTCGACCTGGAGTGCGAAAGAGACTACCTGAACGTCTACACTGGTGCCAACCAGCATAG ATACTCCTGCGAAATGGACCCCATGTACGGGTGTAACATCACAACAACCGGGCCCACGGTCACCATCGAGTTCACCTCGGACGATACCGTCAACAACAGAGGATTTTTCATCGGATACGAGA GTTCGAAGTACACCGACCTACAGGAGACACAACCACAGCATACCAGCAGCGATCCTTGGCCCGGGTATGCCTGTCAAATTGAGCCACCAG aGGAACCTGACTGTTACACCGGAGACGGCCGTGACTACCGTGGACGGGTGAACGTGACCGAGAACGGGTACACGTGCCAGCGCTGGGACGTGCAGGTACCGCACTACCACGTCTACAGCCCCGACAGGTTCCCTCAGTACGGGCTggaggagaactactgccgTAACCCCGGCAACGGCTACAAGCCCTGGTGCTACACAACGTCCCCTAGCGTCAGGATCGAGTACTGCGACGTCAGGGAGTGTG CCGACTTTACGACTCCAGCACCCGGGTTCGAGGCTCCCCCTCGCTGGAATAACACTGGCGTCAACAATACTTTCACAG AATGTGGAGGAACGCTGTATCTCGATGCCGGGTTCATAGACAGCCCGGGTTTCGGTGTCATGAGATACCCTGACAACGCCAGGTGTGAATGGACCATTATCGACCCGCACGACTGGGGCTTCAGGCTGATTCTGGAAGACGCCAGCATGGAGTGTGGCTATGACTCCGTCACAATTTACGACGGAGCTGCCAATGGCACGGAGCTTGCAAG CTACTGTACTGCTGATACCTGTGCCATCGAGACCACACAATCAACCGTCACCGTGGTCTTCAATTCGGACGCTAGCATTACAGGCCGCGGGTTTAGACTAAGATTTGGAA GTCTGTACATCCCAAATGTCTTTCCCGCGTTCCCGATTGCGGGCTTCCCCTCGTGTACCAGCATCGTCGACTTGGGTTTGACACCTCCAGCCCCCACACCGTCTCTAG ATGAAGTTCAGGTCATCTTGGTGGACGGTAACGGGATCAACAGCGGTCTTGTTGAGATCTTCTACGACGGCCAATGGGGAAGCATCTGTGACGACGAGTTCGACAAGGCCGACGCTGACGTCATCTGTCGCCAACTCGGCTTCAGCGGAGCCGACGCTTTCTACGGAGATGCCTACTTCAACGAGGGCCACGGACCGATCTGGCTGGACGATCTCGCCTGCACTGGAGACGAGAACCTCATCACGGAGTGCGCTCACCCAGGCTGGGGCGTCCACAACTGTCAGCACAAGGAAGACGTAGGAGTGGTCTGTGCAG AGTTTCGGATTCGTCTGGTCGACGGAGATTTCGACCACGGCCGACTGGAGGTGTTCCATGACGGCCAGTGGGGGACCGTGTGCGACGACAACTTCGGCATTAACGAGGCCGACGTGGCGTGCAGGGAGCTGGGATTCCCCGGCGCCGACCCGACCCAGCCGATCGTTTCCTGGGGACCAGGCACCGGGCCCATCTGGATGGACGACGTGAAGTGCTCCGGGACCGAGCCTTCTCTTGAGTACTGTGACCAGAGGGGGTGGGGAAGCCACAACTGTGATCACAGCGAGGACGTCGGACTCATCTGTG ATGCGCCAGTCACAACAACGGAAATGCAGCCAACGACGATTCCGCAGACCACCTTGTATCCTGACAACGGCATCATCACATTCTCTG GTTTCAGTGTGAGGCTTTCTTCCGGAGGACCGAACTACGGCAGGGTTGAGGTTCTGGTGAACGGGACCTGGGGTACCGTCTGTGACGATAGATTCGGCGCCGACGAGGCCAGGGTGGTCTGCCAAGAGCTCGGTTTCCGTGACTACATCAGCTTTGATGGGGGCGCGCACTACGGCCTGGGGACCGGGCCGATATGGATGGACGACGTCCAGTGTACCGGCTACGAGCCGTCTATTCAGTTCTGCCAGCACCGTGGATGGGGCGTGGAAAACTGTGGCCACCACGAGGACGTTGGCGTCGAGTGCCAGG GACCGGATAGGACCCTCATCGACTGTGACTTCGACACGAACAGATGCAACTTCACCGGTGATGCTACAGCAGACTTTGAGTGGAGGCGCAGAGCCGGCAGAACGCCTTCTGCTTCGACTGGCCCAAGCTTTGACCACACAACTGGAAGCG gatactacatgtacatcgaagCATCATCGCCCCGTCAGCCGGGAGACACTGCTCGCCTTGTGAGCCCCGTGCTCAATGCATACGGAACGCACTGCCTGCAGTTCGCCTACCATCTGTACGGGGACAGCATCGGTGAGCTGAAGGTCCTGGTCGGGTCTGAGGTTGTGTTCTTCCGGAACGCTAGTGATGGAGACTTCTGGCAGGAAGCCAAAATGGACGTCAGCCTGAACAACAATCAG ATCACCTTTGAGGGTGTTGTCGGCATCGGGTGGAGAGGAGACGTCGCCATTGATGACGTTCTCCTGTACAGTGGATCTTGCCAGTCCAACG CCCCAATAGCTACAACGCCTGCCTTGCCGGCCACAACCACAATTCCAAGCGTCATCAATCTGGGAG ACTACGATATCCGACtggaagatggcggctacagCTACGGCAGGGTGGAGGTCAGGGTCAACGGGGAGTGGGGGACGATCTGCGACGACGGCTTCGGCGAGCCCGAGGCGGCTGTGATCTGTCGGGAGCTCGGCTTCGCCGGCGTGGAGGCCTTCTACCCCGGAGCGTACTACGGAGAGGGCACGGGCAAGATCTGGCTGAGCGACGTGAAGTGCTCTGGTGACGAGTCGGCGATCAGACAGTGCGGCCATGCCGACTGGGGCGTGAACAGCTGCCTACATGCGCAAGATATAAGCGTCGACTGTAAACAAG AGATCGAAGTTCGTCTGGCTGACGGTGATACCAACTACGGCAGAGTGGAGGTTAAGTACGACGGTCAGTGGGGCACGATCTGCGACGACGACTTCGGCGAATCCGAGGCCAGAGTGATCTGCCGGCAACTCGGCTTCCCCGACTTCGAGACCTTCCACTACGGCGCGTACTACGGACCGGGGACGGGCCCTGTGTGGCTGAGCAACCTCCAGTGCAATGGGTTCGAGACGAATGTAGAGGACTGCAGTCACAGCGGCTGGGGCATGAACCCACCCACCTGCACCCACCCACATGACGTATCCGTCGTCTGCCAGGGCTCAG TTTCAACCGGAATTAGCATTGACTGTGACTTCGAACAAGGCCTGTGCGGCTACTACAACTACAAGTTCACGCGCACCGAGGGGCCGACTAACAACGACACAACCTCAGGCCCAAGCGGAGACAGCAACACTGGATCCG GATACTATGTGTACACCGAGTCGGCCGAACTGGCCCCGGGCGACGCCTCCTTCCTTCTGAGCCCCGTGGCGAGCTTGAACGTGCCGTCCCAATCCTGCCTGCGGTTCTCCTACCACATGTACGGGACAGACATTGGAGAGCTGAAGCTGTACGTCCAGAACGGGTCCGGCAACTGGTACCAGCCGTTCGATCGGTCTGGCGACCAGGGAGACGCCTGGATCACGGAGAATATAGACCTGAACGCGCCCGTCGGCCAG GTTATGTTCATCGGCATCCGTAAGAGTATTGTTGGTGCTGGCCTCGCCGGAGACATTGGCGTCGACGACATCAGGCATTACTGGGGACCATGTAACCTTG CAAACTAA
- the LOC118426941 gene encoding deleted in malignant brain tumors 1 protein-like yields the protein MKIGANFAPELGQSGGNKMAVLWVILHLILVLSDGIASGEEANDDGDNRESRWYTDYTTWAPTDWGWWETTPAEKGANASCNFDLGDCGYSKQYSTGGLQWIRHRGSTPSSSTGPNGDHTTGQGYYMYIEASSGSPGNIARLVSPTIFDNGWYCLQFAYHMYGTDINQLRVLVGSSVVWSLSNNRGTSWHLASREVYIRNTQIVFEGVRGSSYQGDIAIDDVTLYPGYCPWTDNPGTYAYYTEETTAAPSTWWWTTAWNNWWTTANTDYYYNFQVRLRGGDYYSYGRVEVYYNGQWGTVCDDGFGWNEANVVCHELGFDQVDTYYHNAHYGSGSGPIWLDDLNCYGSESSLQYCPHRGWGSHNCGHGNDVSVSCVVPTSTDKPWWWTTEDWWKTEPDHFQVRLRGGDNYSYGRVEVYYNGQWGTVCDDSFGWEEARVICRELGFSNYYNYHYSAYFGQGSGPVWMDDLRCSGTESSLQYCSHNGWGNGNCGHDEDIGVDCRYWQESTLEPYTNWQTDNWWNTDSTPYTEEPSTVEVTTPSWWDQSTDWGTGPPHVPCGGHITQSSGVIQSPHYPNNYFNRADCQWTIIRSPGSTVQVVVERYDMESCCDHLDIYDGRYNSSRRLARLNGSGSWRYYYSSSNEVLIHFTSDYSVVDNGFRIRFQELYGTGTAEVPTAVPDTTDSWWWTTAWNNWWTAGNTHPYHNFQVRLRGGNSYSYGRVEVYYNGQWGTVCDHEFGWEEARVVCRELGFSDYINYYHNAYYGQGSGPIWMDHLRCSGYESSLQYCPHDGWGTHCGHSDDISVLCGEQ from the exons ATGAAAATTGGAGCCAATTTTGCCCCAGAGTTGGGACAATCTGGAGGCAACAAGATGGCGGTGCTTTGGGTCATCTTGCACCTGATATTGGTGTTGAGCGACGGGATCGCTTCAGGGGAGGAAG CCAATGACGACGGAGATAACAGGGAGAGTCGATGGTATACTGACTATACTACTTGGG CACCAACTGACTGGGGATGGTGGGAAACGACACCAG CGGAGAAGGGAGCAAACGCATCCTGCAACTTCGACTTGGGCGACTGTGGCTACAGCAAACAGTACTCCACGGGTGGCCTTCAGTGGATACGGCATAGGGGTTCTACACCTTCTTCTTCAACTGGACCGAATGGAGACCATACGACAGGACAAG ggtactacatgtatattgaggCTTCCAGCGGTTCCCCGGGAAATATAGCCCGTCTTGTCAGCCCTACAATCTTCGACAACGGGTGGTACTGTCTGCAGTTCGCCTACCACATGTACGGGACTGACATCAACCAATTGCGGGTGCTGGTCGGATCAAGTGTCGTATGGAGTCTGTCGAACAACCGGGGAACAAGCTGGCATTTGGCATCGAGGGAAGTCTACATACGAAATACGCAG ATCGTTTTTGAAGGTGTCCGCGGAAGCAGCTATCAAGGTGACATCGCCATTGACGACGTTACCCTGTACCCTGGATATTGCCCGTGGACAG ACAATCCTGGCACGTACGCGTATTATACCGAAGAGACGACGGCGGCTCCCAGCACTTGGTGGTGGACCACAGCATGGAACAACTGGTGGACAACAGCAAACACTGACTACTATTACA ACTTCCAGGTCCGACTGAGGGGCGGAGACTATTACAGCTACGGCAGAGTGGAAGTCTACTACAACGGGCAGTGGGGGACGGTCTGTGACGACGGCTTCGGGTGGAACGAGGCAAACGTCGTCTGTCACGAGCTGGGATTCGATCAGGTCGACACCTACTACCACAACGCGCACTACGGCTCGGGCAGTGGTCCCATATGGTTGGACGATCTCAACTGTTACGGGTCCGAGAGTTCCCTGCAGTATTGCCCGCACCGCGGCTGGGGGAGCCACAACTGTGGGCACGGGAATGACGTCTCTGTCTCTTGTGTCG TCCCAACGAGTACCGACAAGCCATGGTGGTGGACAACTGAGGATTGGTGGAAAACAGAACCTGATC ACTTCCAGGTCCGACTGAGGGGCGGAGACAACTACAGCTATGGTAGAGTGGAAGTCTACTACAACGGGCAGTGGGGGACTGTCTGTGACGACAGCTTCGGTTGGGAAGAAGCCCGAGTCATCTGCCGAGAGCTGGGGTTCTCTAACTACTACAACTACCACTACAGTGCCTACTTCGGCCAGGGCAGCGGCCCCGTGTGGATGGACGACTTGCGGTGCTCCGGGACTGAGAGTTCCCTGCAGTACTGCTCCCATAACGGCTGGGGAAACGGAAACTGCGGGCACGACGAAGACATCGGAGTCGACTGTCGCTACT ggCAGGAATCTACTCTAGAACCATACACCAACTGGCAAACTGACAACTGGTGGAATACTGACAGCACTCCGTACACTGAAG AGCCATCTACGGTGGAAGTGACAACTCCCTCCTGGTGGGACCAATCAACAGATTGGGGAACAG GACCACCCCACGTTCCCTGTGGCGGACACATCACCCAATCGTCCGGTGTCATCCAGAGTCCACACTACCCAAACAATTACTTCAACCGCGCCGACTGTCAGTGGACCATCATCAGATCCCCTGGATCTACTGTACAAGTTGTGGTGGAGCGTTACGATATGGAATCGTGCTGCGACCACTTGGACATTTACGACGGCCGATACAACAGTTCACGCAGACTTGCGCG CCTTAACGGATCAGGGAGCTGGAGGTACTACTACAGCTCTTCCAACGAAGTCCTGATCCACTTTACAAGCGATTATAGTGTTGTAGACAACGGGTTCAGGATTAGATTTCAAG AACTCTATGGGACAGGCACCGCCGAAGTACCAACCGCGGTTCCTGACACAACTGACAGTTGGTGGTGGACCACAGCCTGGAACAACTGGTGGACCGCTGGAAACACTCATCCTTACCACA ACTTCCAGGTCCGACTGAGGGGCGGAAACTCCTACAGCTACGGCAGAGTGGAGGTCTACTACAACGGGCAGTGGGGAACTGTCTGTGACCATGAGTTTGGCTGGGAAGAAGCCCGAGTCGTCTGCCGTGAGCTGGGGTTCTCTGACTACATTAACTACTACCACAACGCGTACTACGGACAGGGCAGCGGCCCGATATGGATGGACCACCTGCGGTGCTCCGGATACGAGAGCTCCCTGCAGTACTGCCCACATGACGGTTGGGGGACTCATTGTGGACACAGCGATGACATCAGCGTGCTTTGTGGTGAGCAATAG
- the LOC118427643 gene encoding ZP domain-containing protein-like — MTGSCDSDMMTVTFDLWVAPWLDGNLMHFADPTCKAINNGSHLILATKLSDCGTTRNETDDYVIYSNKVLMYSSNHSVIIRDLQLEVPVTCKLPRKSVVSAQFTADSNAIKYSLEREGNFDIELQFYDSLSFYYAYTGPVGLQLNELAYAQVRLSSDDNLRIMVDSCVATPSRNPADTVIYSVIENNCPKDPTVMTYYTSSPKVERFGFRAFQFATGQNQVFLHCLVQVCDGSDPNSRCTQGCMRRGARGKREATPSNQLRQVSAGPIFLRMPGDEDGVDFSAKKKSYTSDGFVQTPALTVAIAAAVGLAVVVLGIAAMAFVYKHRRDKMAFRYQPVETAETY; from the exons ATGACTGGTTCCTGCGACTCTGACATGATgactgtgacctttgacctatggGTTGCCCCGTGGCTTGACGGAAACCTCATGCACTTCGCCGACCCCACCTGTAAGGCCATCAACAATGGCTCCCACCTCATCTTAGCCACTAAACTCAGCGACTGCGGGACGACAAGGAAC GAAACAGACGATTATGTCATCTACTCCAACAAGGTCCTCATGTACTCGTCCAATCACAGCGTCATCATCCGGGACCTTCAGCTCGAGGTCCCAGTCACATGCAAGCTACCACGCAAGTCCGTCGTTTCCGCCCAGTTTACGGCAGACTCCAATGCCATAAAGTACAGCCTTGAGAGAGAGGGGAACTTCGACATTGAGCTGCAATTCTACGACAGCTTGTCGTTCTACTACGCGTACACGGGACCGGTGGGGCTACAGCTCAACGAGCTGGCGTACGCGCAGGTGCGGCTGTCGTCTGACGACAATCTCCGCATCATGGTGGACTCGTGTGTGGCCACGCCCTCACGGAACCCGGCCGATACAGTCATCTACAGCGTCATCGAAAACAA cTGTCCCAAAGACCCCACCGTGATGACGTACTACACATCCTCCCCGAAGGTGGAACGTTTCGGGTTCCGAGCTTTCCAGTTCGCCACCGGACAGAACCAAGTCTTCCTGCACTGCCTTGTTCAG GTCTGTGACGGGTCAGACCCCAACTCGCGGTGCACCCAGGGATGCATGAGGCGTGGTGCCAGGGGGAAACGGGAGGCCACGCCTAGCAACCAGCTGCGTCAGGTGTCCGCAGGCCCCATCTTCCTGCGCATGCCCGGAGACGAGGACGGCGTCG ACTTCTCAGCCAAGAAGAAGTCCTACACGTCCGACGGCTTCGTACAGACCCCGGCACTGACCGTCGCAATCGCCGCCGCGGTCGGTCTGGCCGTGGTTGTTCTCGGCATCGCCGCCATGGCGTTCGTCTACAAGCACCGCCGTGATAAGATGGCCTTCCGGTACCAGCCTGTCGAGACTGCGGAGACGTACTAA